In the Mytilus trossulus isolate FHL-02 chromosome 1, PNRI_Mtr1.1.1.hap1, whole genome shotgun sequence genome, one interval contains:
- the LOC134727826 gene encoding FYVE, RhoGEF and PH domain-containing protein 4-like isoform X2 gives MNWIMGQDISLSDLDDLDIGLVKQYEDHIIDIKPDVENPRWKVNIVISQDILKPYIRLRTRKGEPLVKVKDSISSALVDFTDFTELFLTCETESFPKPSSKDELRAFDDQIFVTGTRSVQVSLKKVNRTRSIPDLSTLRKKAKAPCRPKFFDRLLNTVKLSKKSKSSSTLSSPSELFGSSFDEDEEADTFIKENVVTQNSIEEITQIEVDGFQLHQLEEGIKNKELLSETSGKNLDESAKKVKRKSKEKRSSKSRNSDKTVTEEEKSSPEIRISGSSEKSVEQSENKTETATDICSEKNQLERSLSEESQPTPLKTFERSLSTEASTQSTPSSPQTTGIVRERLERFRRLNERGNRDPRIRRSMSVPNSPDLHRHNMSTNDEHCILFKKVETKLKKDPNTSDEESGQFGGVTVKPGYVKALVFQINKNKTNKTEGLSLSSENGDKIVDSKNVNGDCNSVQSDVSHTTFNNESASSSNRNSIKSSDCGGTSDTTSSGQDKTENESGFVSEGICMDAEKLFDSSWSESDEDLFTDSDEESVKPGETSSATTESDNKGFTDSTEVSGPPKDKIQQIVEELLSTEKAYVERLKLLDQTFQFRVVQENKIHNFLPDGVIPQMFSNVQSIYQFHHDFLLPQIQGRVENWSPESKIGDMMKQYAPLLKMYTEYVKNFDNAMNLITVWSEKSPKFAAIVKEIQMTPECGSLTLQHHMLGPVQRIPRYEMLLKDYLRRLPDDAADREDAQGALELVTTAACHSNEAMKKIDSFNKLLEIMRKIDTSENLISPTRELVREGRIIKISARGGERLERFLFLFNDLMLICFEPLLGSYKIKSQLEMDGMEILDGESIDIPNTFYVKSRQKIIQFLDENSNGEPSGWCETIRKTIEKYKRRQSLKSTEIQRNSKGMTDVELGKVAPKWIKDDEVTMCMKCVAKFTAIRRRHHCRACGDVVCGRCSSKKVPLRYDNNHLNRVCDDCYHLLRNDDEEPVTPTHDKSSSKKKNILQINASDPSVLSGYLHISTDKGKSWHRRWVAVHHNFVMYTFKAHQDPYAITSLPLPGHVVEDVDKVEHLDRENLFKISHNKKTNLYLSSETTTSKERWIHVLSKVVMAEIPEDVEDISKRDSSHSSSSNESYENTESEQSHL, from the exons GTGAAACTGAAAGCTTTCCAAAGCCATCATCTAAAGATGAGTTAAGGGCCTTTGATGatcagatatttgtcactggtaCAAGATCTGTGCAAGTCAGTTTAAAGAAGGTTAACCGGACTAGATCTATTCCAGATTTATCTACATTGAGAAAAAAGGCAAAAG caCCTTGTAGGCCAAAGTTCTTTGATCGACTTCTAAACACGGTAAAACTTTCCAAGAAATCCAAAAGTAGCAGTACTCTCAGTTCTCCTTCCGAACTTTTTGGCAGCAGTTTTGATGAGGACGAAGAGGCAGATACCTTTATAAAGGAGAATGTCGTCACCCAGAATTCTATTGAGGAGATAACTCAAATAGAGGTTGATGGATTTCAACTACATCAGTTAGAAGAGGGAATCAAAAACAAGGAATTATTAAGTGAAACTTCAGGTAAAAACCTCGATGAATCTGcaaaaaaagtcaaaagaaaatcaaaagaaaaaagatcCTCAAAAAGCAGAAATTCTGATAAAACTGTAACTGAAGAGGAGAAAAGTTCTCCAGAAATTAGAATCTCAGGATCTTCAGAAAAAAGTGTTGAACAATCagaaaacaaaactgaaacAGCAACAGACATTTGTAGTGAGAAAAATCAGCTTGAGAGAAGTTTATCTGAAGAATCACAACCGACTCCtcttaaaacatttgaaagatcTCTTTCTACAGAAGCATCTACTCAGTCTACTCCCAGTTCTCCACAAACAACGGGTATAGTTAGGGAAAGACTTGAGAGATTCCGACGTTTAAATGAGCGTGGGAACAGAGATCCTAGAATAAGGCGCTCAATGTCTGTCCCAAACTCACCAGACCTACACAGACACAATATGTCGACAAACGACGAACATTGCATCCTATTTAAAAAAGTAGAGACTAAATTAAAGAAAGATCCTAATACGTCCGATGAGGAATCGGGTCAATTCGGAGGTGTAACAGTTAAACCTGGCTATGTTAAAGCTTTAGTCTTTCAGAttaataagaataaaacaaataaaactgaaGGTTTAAGTCTGTCATCTGAAAATGGAGATAAGATAGTAGATTCAAAGAATGTGAATGGGGATTGTAATAGTGTTCAGAGTGATGTGTCACACACGACTTTTAACAACGAATCGGCAAGTAGTAGTAACAGGAACAGTATTAAATCCTCCGATTGTGGAGGGACATCTGATACCACCTCTAGTGGGCAGGATAAAACAGAGAATGAATCAGGATTTGTTTCAGAAGGAATATGTATGGATGctgaaaaattatttgactcTAGTTGGTCAGAATCAGATGAAGATTTATTTACAGATAGTGATGAGGAGTCTGTAAAGCCAGGTGAAACAAGTAGTGCAACAACAGAATCAGATAATAAAGGTTTCACT GACAGTACAGAAGTTTCAGGACCTCCTAAAGACAAGATCCAGCAGATTGTAGAGGAATTATTATCTACAGAGAAAGCTTATGTAGAGAGACTGAAATTATTGGATCAG ACATTTCAGTTTCGTGTTGTTCAAGAAAACAAGATCCACAATTTTCTTCCCGACGGAGTTATACCTCAGATGTTCTCTAATGTACAGAGTATTTATCAGTTCCATCATGATTTCTTATTACCTCAGATACAAGGACGTGTTGAAAATTG GTCTCCTGAATCTAAAATTGGTGACATGATGAAACAGTATGCCCCACTGCTGAAAATGTACACAGAATATGTAAAGAATTTTGATAATGCTATGAATTTAATAACAGTTTGGTCCGAAAAGTCACCCAAGTTTGCAGCAATAGTAAAAGAAATACAG ATGACTCCTGAATGTGGTAGTTTAACACTGCAGCATCATATGTTAGGACCAGTTCAGAGAATTCCTCGTTATGAAATGTTGCTCAAAG ATTATCTCAGACGTCTTCCAGATGATGCAGCAGACAGAGAAGATGCTCAAG GTGCTCTAGAATTGGTTACCACGGCAGCATGCCATTCTAATGAAGCCATGAAAAAGATT gaTAGTTTTAATAAATTACTGGAGATTATGAGAAAGATAGACACAAGTGAGAACTTGATAAGTCCTACTAGAGAACTTGTACGAGAAGGCAGAATTATTAAGATATCTGCTCGTGGTGGCGAAAGACTGGAAAGATTCCTTTTTCTT tTTAATGATCTGATGCTGATTTGTTTTGAACCATTGCTGGGAAGTTACAAGATCAAATCACAGTTAGAAATGGATGGTATGGAG atacTAGACGGAGAGAGTATAGATATTCCTAATACATTCTATGTCAAAAGTAGACAGAAAATAATACAGTTCTTAGATGA AAATTCCAATGGTGAGCCATCAGGTTGGTGTGAG accataagaaaaacaatagaaaaatataaaagaagacaGTCGTTAAAATCAACAGAAATTCAAAGAAATAGTAAAGGG ATGACCGATGTGGAGTTAGGAAAAGTTGCACCTAAATGGATCAAAGATGACGAGGTCACAATGTGTATGAAATGTGTGGCTAAATTTACCGCCATTCGACGGCGACATCACTGTAGAGCTTGTGGTGAC GTTGTGTGTGGCAGATGTTCTTCCAAAAAAGTGCCTTTACGATATGACAACAATCATTTAAATCGTGTCTGTGATGACTGTTACCATCTCCTACGAAATGATGATGAGGAACCAGTCACACCAACACATGATAAATCATCaagcaaaaagaaaaacattttacag ataaatgCCAGCGACCCCTCAGTACTCTCAGGATATTTACATATAAGTACAGATAAAGGGAAGAGCTGGCACAGGAGATGGGTGGCTGTCCATCATAACTTTGTCATGTATACTTTTAAAGCTCATCAG gatCCCTATGCTATTACAAGTTTACCCCTCCCTGGACATGTGGTAGAAGATGTAGATAAAGTAGAACATCTAGATAGGGAGaacttatttaaaatatcacataataaaaaaacaaatctttatttgtCATCAGAGACCACCACCAGTAAAGAAAG gtGGATTCATGTATTGTCCAAAGTTGTAATGGCTGAAATTCCTGAAGACGTAGAAGACATTTCTAAAAGAGACTCATCACATTCATCTTCAAGTAATGAATCTTATGAGAACACTGAAAGTGAACAGTCACATTTGTAG
- the LOC134727826 gene encoding FYVE, RhoGEF and PH domain-containing protein 4-like isoform X4, whose translation MKKMWRKLKLRKHKSAGETESFPKPSSKDELRAFDDQIFVTGTRSVQVSLKKVNRTRSIPDLSTLRKKAKAPCRPKFFDRLLNTVKLSKKSKSSSTLSSPSELFGSSFDEDEEADTFIKENVVTQNSIEEITQIEVDGFQLHQLEEGIKNKELLSETSGKNLDESAKKVKRKSKEKRSSKSRNSDKTVTEEEKSSPEIRISGSSEKSVEQSENKTETATDICSEKNQLERSLSEESQPTPLKTFERSLSTEASTQSTPSSPQTTGIVRERLERFRRLNERGNRDPRIRRSMSVPNSPDLHRHNMSTNDEHCILFKKVETKLKKDPNTSDEESGQFGGVTVKPGYVKALVFQINKNKTNKTEGLSLSSENGDKIVDSKNVNGDCNSVQSDVSHTTFNNESASSSNRNSIKSSDCGGTSDTTSSGQDKTENESGFVSEGICMDAEKLFDSSWSESDEDLFTDSDEESVKPGETSSATTESDNKGFTDSTEVSGPPKDKIQQIVEELLSTEKAYVERLKLLDQTFQFRVVQENKIHNFLPDGVIPQMFSNVQSIYQFHHDFLLPQIQGRVENWSPESKIGDMMKQYAPLLKMYTEYVKNFDNAMNLITVWSEKSPKFAAIVKEIQMTPECGSLTLQHHMLGPVQRIPRYEMLLKDYLRRLPDDAADREDAQGALELVTTAACHSNEAMKKIDSFNKLLEIMRKIDTSENLISPTRELVREGRIIKISARGGERLERFLFLFNDLMLICFEPLLGSYKIKSQLEMDGMEIMERTDKCLRWILDGESIDIPNTFYVKSRQKIIQFLDENSNGEPSGWCETIRKTIEKYKRRQSLKSTEIQRNSKGMTDVELGKVAPKWIKDDEVTMCMKCVAKFTAIRRRHHCRACGDVVCGRCSSKKVPLRYDNNHLNRVCDDCYHLLRNDDEEPVTPTHDKSSSKKKNILQINASDPSVLSGYLHISTDKGKSWHRRWVAVHHNFVMYTFKAHQDPYAITSLPLPGHVVEDVDKVEHLDRENLFKISHNKKTNLYLSSETTTSKERWIHVLSKVVMAEIPEDVEDISKRDSSHSSSSNESYENTESEQSHL comes from the exons GTGAAACTGAAAGCTTTCCAAAGCCATCATCTAAAGATGAGTTAAGGGCCTTTGATGatcagatatttgtcactggtaCAAGATCTGTGCAAGTCAGTTTAAAGAAGGTTAACCGGACTAGATCTATTCCAGATTTATCTACATTGAGAAAAAAGGCAAAAG caCCTTGTAGGCCAAAGTTCTTTGATCGACTTCTAAACACGGTAAAACTTTCCAAGAAATCCAAAAGTAGCAGTACTCTCAGTTCTCCTTCCGAACTTTTTGGCAGCAGTTTTGATGAGGACGAAGAGGCAGATACCTTTATAAAGGAGAATGTCGTCACCCAGAATTCTATTGAGGAGATAACTCAAATAGAGGTTGATGGATTTCAACTACATCAGTTAGAAGAGGGAATCAAAAACAAGGAATTATTAAGTGAAACTTCAGGTAAAAACCTCGATGAATCTGcaaaaaaagtcaaaagaaaatcaaaagaaaaaagatcCTCAAAAAGCAGAAATTCTGATAAAACTGTAACTGAAGAGGAGAAAAGTTCTCCAGAAATTAGAATCTCAGGATCTTCAGAAAAAAGTGTTGAACAATCagaaaacaaaactgaaacAGCAACAGACATTTGTAGTGAGAAAAATCAGCTTGAGAGAAGTTTATCTGAAGAATCACAACCGACTCCtcttaaaacatttgaaagatcTCTTTCTACAGAAGCATCTACTCAGTCTACTCCCAGTTCTCCACAAACAACGGGTATAGTTAGGGAAAGACTTGAGAGATTCCGACGTTTAAATGAGCGTGGGAACAGAGATCCTAGAATAAGGCGCTCAATGTCTGTCCCAAACTCACCAGACCTACACAGACACAATATGTCGACAAACGACGAACATTGCATCCTATTTAAAAAAGTAGAGACTAAATTAAAGAAAGATCCTAATACGTCCGATGAGGAATCGGGTCAATTCGGAGGTGTAACAGTTAAACCTGGCTATGTTAAAGCTTTAGTCTTTCAGAttaataagaataaaacaaataaaactgaaGGTTTAAGTCTGTCATCTGAAAATGGAGATAAGATAGTAGATTCAAAGAATGTGAATGGGGATTGTAATAGTGTTCAGAGTGATGTGTCACACACGACTTTTAACAACGAATCGGCAAGTAGTAGTAACAGGAACAGTATTAAATCCTCCGATTGTGGAGGGACATCTGATACCACCTCTAGTGGGCAGGATAAAACAGAGAATGAATCAGGATTTGTTTCAGAAGGAATATGTATGGATGctgaaaaattatttgactcTAGTTGGTCAGAATCAGATGAAGATTTATTTACAGATAGTGATGAGGAGTCTGTAAAGCCAGGTGAAACAAGTAGTGCAACAACAGAATCAGATAATAAAGGTTTCACT GACAGTACAGAAGTTTCAGGACCTCCTAAAGACAAGATCCAGCAGATTGTAGAGGAATTATTATCTACAGAGAAAGCTTATGTAGAGAGACTGAAATTATTGGATCAG ACATTTCAGTTTCGTGTTGTTCAAGAAAACAAGATCCACAATTTTCTTCCCGACGGAGTTATACCTCAGATGTTCTCTAATGTACAGAGTATTTATCAGTTCCATCATGATTTCTTATTACCTCAGATACAAGGACGTGTTGAAAATTG GTCTCCTGAATCTAAAATTGGTGACATGATGAAACAGTATGCCCCACTGCTGAAAATGTACACAGAATATGTAAAGAATTTTGATAATGCTATGAATTTAATAACAGTTTGGTCCGAAAAGTCACCCAAGTTTGCAGCAATAGTAAAAGAAATACAG ATGACTCCTGAATGTGGTAGTTTAACACTGCAGCATCATATGTTAGGACCAGTTCAGAGAATTCCTCGTTATGAAATGTTGCTCAAAG ATTATCTCAGACGTCTTCCAGATGATGCAGCAGACAGAGAAGATGCTCAAG GTGCTCTAGAATTGGTTACCACGGCAGCATGCCATTCTAATGAAGCCATGAAAAAGATT gaTAGTTTTAATAAATTACTGGAGATTATGAGAAAGATAGACACAAGTGAGAACTTGATAAGTCCTACTAGAGAACTTGTACGAGAAGGCAGAATTATTAAGATATCTGCTCGTGGTGGCGAAAGACTGGAAAGATTCCTTTTTCTT tTTAATGATCTGATGCTGATTTGTTTTGAACCATTGCTGGGAAGTTACAAGATCAAATCACAGTTAGAAATGGATGGTATGGAG ataatggaaCGCACTGATAAATGTCTACGTTGG atacTAGACGGAGAGAGTATAGATATTCCTAATACATTCTATGTCAAAAGTAGACAGAAAATAATACAGTTCTTAGATGA AAATTCCAATGGTGAGCCATCAGGTTGGTGTGAG accataagaaaaacaatagaaaaatataaaagaagacaGTCGTTAAAATCAACAGAAATTCAAAGAAATAGTAAAGGG ATGACCGATGTGGAGTTAGGAAAAGTTGCACCTAAATGGATCAAAGATGACGAGGTCACAATGTGTATGAAATGTGTGGCTAAATTTACCGCCATTCGACGGCGACATCACTGTAGAGCTTGTGGTGAC GTTGTGTGTGGCAGATGTTCTTCCAAAAAAGTGCCTTTACGATATGACAACAATCATTTAAATCGTGTCTGTGATGACTGTTACCATCTCCTACGAAATGATGATGAGGAACCAGTCACACCAACACATGATAAATCATCaagcaaaaagaaaaacattttacag ataaatgCCAGCGACCCCTCAGTACTCTCAGGATATTTACATATAAGTACAGATAAAGGGAAGAGCTGGCACAGGAGATGGGTGGCTGTCCATCATAACTTTGTCATGTATACTTTTAAAGCTCATCAG gatCCCTATGCTATTACAAGTTTACCCCTCCCTGGACATGTGGTAGAAGATGTAGATAAAGTAGAACATCTAGATAGGGAGaacttatttaaaatatcacataataaaaaaacaaatctttatttgtCATCAGAGACCACCACCAGTAAAGAAAG gtGGATTCATGTATTGTCCAAAGTTGTAATGGCTGAAATTCCTGAAGACGTAGAAGACATTTCTAAAAGAGACTCATCACATTCATCTTCAAGTAATGAATCTTATGAGAACACTGAAAGTGAACAGTCACATTTGTAG
- the LOC134727826 gene encoding FYVE, RhoGEF and PH domain-containing protein 4-like isoform X1, with product MNWIMGQDISLSDLDDLDIGLVKQYEDHIIDIKPDVENPRWKVNIVISQDILKPYIRLRTRKGEPLVKVKDSISSALVDFTDFTELFLTCETESFPKPSSKDELRAFDDQIFVTGTRSVQVSLKKVNRTRSIPDLSTLRKKAKAPCRPKFFDRLLNTVKLSKKSKSSSTLSSPSELFGSSFDEDEEADTFIKENVVTQNSIEEITQIEVDGFQLHQLEEGIKNKELLSETSGKNLDESAKKVKRKSKEKRSSKSRNSDKTVTEEEKSSPEIRISGSSEKSVEQSENKTETATDICSEKNQLERSLSEESQPTPLKTFERSLSTEASTQSTPSSPQTTGIVRERLERFRRLNERGNRDPRIRRSMSVPNSPDLHRHNMSTNDEHCILFKKVETKLKKDPNTSDEESGQFGGVTVKPGYVKALVFQINKNKTNKTEGLSLSSENGDKIVDSKNVNGDCNSVQSDVSHTTFNNESASSSNRNSIKSSDCGGTSDTTSSGQDKTENESGFVSEGICMDAEKLFDSSWSESDEDLFTDSDEESVKPGETSSATTESDNKGFTDSTEVSGPPKDKIQQIVEELLSTEKAYVERLKLLDQTFQFRVVQENKIHNFLPDGVIPQMFSNVQSIYQFHHDFLLPQIQGRVENWSPESKIGDMMKQYAPLLKMYTEYVKNFDNAMNLITVWSEKSPKFAAIVKEIQMTPECGSLTLQHHMLGPVQRIPRYEMLLKDYLRRLPDDAADREDAQGALELVTTAACHSNEAMKKIDSFNKLLEIMRKIDTSENLISPTRELVREGRIIKISARGGERLERFLFLFNDLMLICFEPLLGSYKIKSQLEMDGMEIMERTDKCLRWILDGESIDIPNTFYVKSRQKIIQFLDENSNGEPSGWCETIRKTIEKYKRRQSLKSTEIQRNSKGMTDVELGKVAPKWIKDDEVTMCMKCVAKFTAIRRRHHCRACGDVVCGRCSSKKVPLRYDNNHLNRVCDDCYHLLRNDDEEPVTPTHDKSSSKKKNILQINASDPSVLSGYLHISTDKGKSWHRRWVAVHHNFVMYTFKAHQDPYAITSLPLPGHVVEDVDKVEHLDRENLFKISHNKKTNLYLSSETTTSKERWIHVLSKVVMAEIPEDVEDISKRDSSHSSSSNESYENTESEQSHL from the exons GTGAAACTGAAAGCTTTCCAAAGCCATCATCTAAAGATGAGTTAAGGGCCTTTGATGatcagatatttgtcactggtaCAAGATCTGTGCAAGTCAGTTTAAAGAAGGTTAACCGGACTAGATCTATTCCAGATTTATCTACATTGAGAAAAAAGGCAAAAG caCCTTGTAGGCCAAAGTTCTTTGATCGACTTCTAAACACGGTAAAACTTTCCAAGAAATCCAAAAGTAGCAGTACTCTCAGTTCTCCTTCCGAACTTTTTGGCAGCAGTTTTGATGAGGACGAAGAGGCAGATACCTTTATAAAGGAGAATGTCGTCACCCAGAATTCTATTGAGGAGATAACTCAAATAGAGGTTGATGGATTTCAACTACATCAGTTAGAAGAGGGAATCAAAAACAAGGAATTATTAAGTGAAACTTCAGGTAAAAACCTCGATGAATCTGcaaaaaaagtcaaaagaaaatcaaaagaaaaaagatcCTCAAAAAGCAGAAATTCTGATAAAACTGTAACTGAAGAGGAGAAAAGTTCTCCAGAAATTAGAATCTCAGGATCTTCAGAAAAAAGTGTTGAACAATCagaaaacaaaactgaaacAGCAACAGACATTTGTAGTGAGAAAAATCAGCTTGAGAGAAGTTTATCTGAAGAATCACAACCGACTCCtcttaaaacatttgaaagatcTCTTTCTACAGAAGCATCTACTCAGTCTACTCCCAGTTCTCCACAAACAACGGGTATAGTTAGGGAAAGACTTGAGAGATTCCGACGTTTAAATGAGCGTGGGAACAGAGATCCTAGAATAAGGCGCTCAATGTCTGTCCCAAACTCACCAGACCTACACAGACACAATATGTCGACAAACGACGAACATTGCATCCTATTTAAAAAAGTAGAGACTAAATTAAAGAAAGATCCTAATACGTCCGATGAGGAATCGGGTCAATTCGGAGGTGTAACAGTTAAACCTGGCTATGTTAAAGCTTTAGTCTTTCAGAttaataagaataaaacaaataaaactgaaGGTTTAAGTCTGTCATCTGAAAATGGAGATAAGATAGTAGATTCAAAGAATGTGAATGGGGATTGTAATAGTGTTCAGAGTGATGTGTCACACACGACTTTTAACAACGAATCGGCAAGTAGTAGTAACAGGAACAGTATTAAATCCTCCGATTGTGGAGGGACATCTGATACCACCTCTAGTGGGCAGGATAAAACAGAGAATGAATCAGGATTTGTTTCAGAAGGAATATGTATGGATGctgaaaaattatttgactcTAGTTGGTCAGAATCAGATGAAGATTTATTTACAGATAGTGATGAGGAGTCTGTAAAGCCAGGTGAAACAAGTAGTGCAACAACAGAATCAGATAATAAAGGTTTCACT GACAGTACAGAAGTTTCAGGACCTCCTAAAGACAAGATCCAGCAGATTGTAGAGGAATTATTATCTACAGAGAAAGCTTATGTAGAGAGACTGAAATTATTGGATCAG ACATTTCAGTTTCGTGTTGTTCAAGAAAACAAGATCCACAATTTTCTTCCCGACGGAGTTATACCTCAGATGTTCTCTAATGTACAGAGTATTTATCAGTTCCATCATGATTTCTTATTACCTCAGATACAAGGACGTGTTGAAAATTG GTCTCCTGAATCTAAAATTGGTGACATGATGAAACAGTATGCCCCACTGCTGAAAATGTACACAGAATATGTAAAGAATTTTGATAATGCTATGAATTTAATAACAGTTTGGTCCGAAAAGTCACCCAAGTTTGCAGCAATAGTAAAAGAAATACAG ATGACTCCTGAATGTGGTAGTTTAACACTGCAGCATCATATGTTAGGACCAGTTCAGAGAATTCCTCGTTATGAAATGTTGCTCAAAG ATTATCTCAGACGTCTTCCAGATGATGCAGCAGACAGAGAAGATGCTCAAG GTGCTCTAGAATTGGTTACCACGGCAGCATGCCATTCTAATGAAGCCATGAAAAAGATT gaTAGTTTTAATAAATTACTGGAGATTATGAGAAAGATAGACACAAGTGAGAACTTGATAAGTCCTACTAGAGAACTTGTACGAGAAGGCAGAATTATTAAGATATCTGCTCGTGGTGGCGAAAGACTGGAAAGATTCCTTTTTCTT tTTAATGATCTGATGCTGATTTGTTTTGAACCATTGCTGGGAAGTTACAAGATCAAATCACAGTTAGAAATGGATGGTATGGAG ataatggaaCGCACTGATAAATGTCTACGTTGG atacTAGACGGAGAGAGTATAGATATTCCTAATACATTCTATGTCAAAAGTAGACAGAAAATAATACAGTTCTTAGATGA AAATTCCAATGGTGAGCCATCAGGTTGGTGTGAG accataagaaaaacaatagaaaaatataaaagaagacaGTCGTTAAAATCAACAGAAATTCAAAGAAATAGTAAAGGG ATGACCGATGTGGAGTTAGGAAAAGTTGCACCTAAATGGATCAAAGATGACGAGGTCACAATGTGTATGAAATGTGTGGCTAAATTTACCGCCATTCGACGGCGACATCACTGTAGAGCTTGTGGTGAC GTTGTGTGTGGCAGATGTTCTTCCAAAAAAGTGCCTTTACGATATGACAACAATCATTTAAATCGTGTCTGTGATGACTGTTACCATCTCCTACGAAATGATGATGAGGAACCAGTCACACCAACACATGATAAATCATCaagcaaaaagaaaaacattttacag ataaatgCCAGCGACCCCTCAGTACTCTCAGGATATTTACATATAAGTACAGATAAAGGGAAGAGCTGGCACAGGAGATGGGTGGCTGTCCATCATAACTTTGTCATGTATACTTTTAAAGCTCATCAG gatCCCTATGCTATTACAAGTTTACCCCTCCCTGGACATGTGGTAGAAGATGTAGATAAAGTAGAACATCTAGATAGGGAGaacttatttaaaatatcacataataaaaaaacaaatctttatttgtCATCAGAGACCACCACCAGTAAAGAAAG gtGGATTCATGTATTGTCCAAAGTTGTAATGGCTGAAATTCCTGAAGACGTAGAAGACATTTCTAAAAGAGACTCATCACATTCATCTTCAAGTAATGAATCTTATGAGAACACTGAAAGTGAACAGTCACATTTGTAG